One stretch of Lysobacter sp. TY2-98 DNA includes these proteins:
- the can gene encoding carbonate dehydratase has protein sequence MTETLDDLLQRNREWSARIEREHPGFFASLSQQQAPEYLWIGCSDSRVPANQIIDMAPGEVFVHRNIANVVVHTDLNCLSVLQFSVDVLKVRHILVVGHYGCGGVHAALTHRRLGLADNWVRHVADVAEKHQSLLQPLGDEHAMHDRLCELNALEQVMNVARTSILQDAWARGQQVTVHAWCYRLDDGLVRDLGLHVDGNTVLADAYAHALTHIDSPERTA, from the coding sequence GTGACGGAAACCCTCGACGACCTTCTGCAACGCAACCGCGAGTGGTCCGCGCGCATCGAGCGCGAGCATCCCGGTTTCTTCGCCAGCCTGTCGCAACAGCAGGCGCCCGAATACCTGTGGATCGGCTGCTCGGATTCGCGCGTGCCCGCCAACCAGATCATCGACATGGCGCCGGGCGAGGTGTTCGTCCACCGCAACATCGCCAACGTCGTCGTCCACACCGACCTGAACTGCCTGTCGGTGCTGCAGTTCTCGGTGGACGTGCTGAAGGTGCGGCACATCCTCGTCGTCGGGCACTACGGCTGCGGCGGCGTGCACGCGGCGCTGACGCATCGGCGACTCGGCCTCGCCGACAATTGGGTCCGCCATGTCGCCGACGTGGCCGAGAAGCACCAGTCGCTTCTGCAGCCGCTGGGCGACGAGCACGCGATGCACGACCGCCTGTGCGAACTGAACGCGCTGGAGCAGGTCATGAACGTCGCGCGCACGTCGATCCTGCAGGATGCATGGGCGCGCGGGCAGCAGGTCACGGTGCACGCCTGGTGCTACCGGCTCGACGATGGCCTGGTGCGCGATCTCGGCCTGCACGTCGACGGCAATACCGTGTTGGCGGATGCCTACGCGCACGCGCTGACCCACATCGATTCACCGGAGCGAACCGCATGA
- a CDS encoding RidA family protein, with translation MSDSIILKDHAPRPVGMYPHARRVGNLLLLSGIGPRDPDTNQVSGDVRDTEGKLMSYDIEAQCRAVFRNVRAVLGSAGLGLEDLVDVTVYLTDLPHDFRVFNEIWAEYFPSPEAAPCRTTVGVSWLPTPIAVEMKCVAALRS, from the coding sequence ATGAGCGACAGCATCATCCTGAAGGACCACGCGCCGCGCCCCGTCGGCATGTACCCGCACGCGCGCCGGGTCGGCAACCTGCTGCTGTTATCGGGCATCGGCCCGCGCGACCCCGACACCAACCAGGTCAGCGGCGACGTGCGCGATACCGAAGGCAAGCTGATGAGCTACGACATCGAGGCGCAGTGCCGCGCGGTGTTCCGCAACGTGCGTGCGGTACTGGGCTCGGCCGGCCTGGGGCTCGAGGACCTGGTCGACGTCACCGTCTACCTGACCGACCTGCCCCACGACTTCCGCGTGTTCAACGAGATCTGGGCCGAGTACTTCCCCTCGCCCGAGGCCGCGCCCTGTCGCACGACAGTCGGCGTGAGCTGGCTGCCGACGCCGATCGCCGTCGAGATGAAGTGCGTGGCGGCGCTGCGGTCGTGA
- a CDS encoding 3-hydroxyanthranilate 3,4-dioxygenase, whose amino-acid sequence MKLPDALNLQKWVDEHRDLLKPPVGNKCIVDGDYIVMIVGGPNARTDYHFEEGPEFFYQLEGEMVLRIQEDGAVRDIPIRAGEMFYLPPRVPHSPQRSAGGVGLVIERKRLPHEDDALMWFCERCNAKVYEEFFHLVDIEQDFFRVFERFYRDDHLRTCKACGHLNPRPSRYELQATTEADVT is encoded by the coding sequence GTGAAACTGCCCGACGCCCTCAACCTGCAGAAGTGGGTCGACGAACATCGCGACCTGCTGAAGCCGCCGGTGGGCAACAAGTGCATCGTCGATGGCGACTACATCGTGATGATCGTCGGCGGGCCGAACGCGCGCACCGACTATCACTTCGAGGAAGGGCCGGAGTTCTTCTACCAGCTGGAAGGCGAGATGGTGCTGCGCATCCAGGAAGACGGCGCGGTTCGCGACATCCCGATCCGCGCAGGCGAGATGTTCTACCTGCCGCCGCGCGTCCCGCACAGCCCGCAGCGCAGCGCGGGAGGCGTCGGTCTCGTGATCGAGCGCAAGCGCCTGCCGCACGAGGACGACGCGCTCATGTGGTTCTGCGAGCGCTGCAACGCGAAGGTGTACGAGGAGTTCTTCCATCTGGTCGACATCGAGCAGGACTTCTTCCGCGTGTTCGAGCGCTTCTACCGGGACGACCACCTGCGCACCTGCAAGGCCTGCGGCCATCTGAACCCGCGTCCCAGCCGCTACGAGCTGCAGGCGACGACCGAGGCGGACGTCACCTGA
- a CDS encoding amidohydrolase family protein, with protein MLKIDTHAHYLPRDWPDLARKFGDERFPVIHHTDDGRHRIYKDGKFFREIWSKTWDPQERIDDYARFGVQVQVISTVPVMFSYWAKPQHALELHQALNDHMAQTVNDFPRHYAGIGTVPLQSPRLAVQELERCMDQLGLQGVQIGSHIGDWNLDAPELFEFFEAAAELGAAILVHPWDMMGSESMPKYWLPWLVGMPAEQSRAACCLIFGGVLERLPKLKVCLAHGGGSFPYTIGRIEHGFNMRPDLVATDNPRNPRDYLSRLYFDSWVADPRALQYLLDTCGADRVMLGTDYPFPLGEQEPGAGIAALHLNDAEQNRLYHGTALEWLGLPLSRFA; from the coding sequence ATGCTGAAGATCGATACCCACGCCCACTACCTGCCGCGCGACTGGCCTGACCTCGCGCGCAAGTTCGGTGACGAGCGTTTCCCGGTGATCCACCACACCGACGACGGCCGCCATCGCATCTACAAGGACGGCAAGTTCTTCCGCGAGATCTGGTCCAAGACCTGGGATCCGCAGGAACGCATCGACGACTACGCGCGCTTCGGCGTGCAGGTGCAGGTCATCAGCACCGTGCCCGTCATGTTCAGCTACTGGGCGAAGCCGCAGCACGCGCTGGAGCTGCACCAGGCGCTCAATGACCACATGGCGCAGACGGTCAACGACTTCCCGCGCCACTACGCGGGCATCGGCACCGTGCCGCTGCAGTCGCCCCGTCTGGCCGTGCAGGAACTGGAACGCTGCATGGACCAGCTGGGCCTGCAGGGCGTGCAGATCGGCAGCCACATCGGCGACTGGAATCTCGACGCGCCGGAGCTGTTCGAATTCTTCGAGGCTGCCGCGGAACTCGGTGCCGCCATCCTCGTGCACCCTTGGGACATGATGGGCAGCGAGTCGATGCCGAAGTACTGGCTGCCGTGGCTGGTCGGCATGCCCGCCGAACAATCGCGCGCGGCCTGCTGCCTGATCTTCGGCGGCGTGCTGGAGCGGCTGCCGAAGCTGAAGGTCTGCCTCGCGCACGGCGGCGGCTCGTTCCCCTACACGATCGGCCGCATCGAGCACGGCTTCAACATGCGGCCCGACCTGGTCGCCACCGACAACCCGCGCAATCCGCGCGACTACCTGTCGCGGCTGTATTTCGATTCGTGGGTCGCCGACCCGCGCGCGCTGCAGTACCTGCTCGACACCTGCGGCGCCGACCGTGTGATGCTCGGCACCGACTACCCGTTCCCGCTCGGCGAACAGGAGCCCGGAGCCGGCATCGCAGCGCTGCATCTCAACGACGCCGAACAGAACCGCCTGTATCACGGCACCGCGCTGGAATGGCTCGGCCTGCCACTCTCCCGTTTCGCCTGA
- the kynU gene encoding kynureninase: MTDLYTDAHAAALDAADPLLAFRDEFLIPRHRGEPMAYFVGNSLGLQPRGARAHVETVLRKWEEDAVEGHFTGDAQWMSYHELVRESLARLVGAKPLEVVAMNTLTANLHFLMVSFYRPTRERPAILIEAGAFPSDRHATASQIAFHGFDPATDLIEVEPDSASGTISMAAIERAISENRHRLALVLWPGVQYRTGQAFDLKAIAKLAHDAGANVGFDLAHAVGNLDLALHDSNADFAAWCHYKYVNSGPGAVAGAFVHERHSREDLPRFAGWWGHDAGTRFRMGPEFIPAPGADGWQLSNPPILSMAPLRASLELYDRAGLPALRSKSRSLTGYLEALIDARLANTLDVLTPRDPAQRGCQLSLRVHGGRERGRALFEHLQAHGVLGDWREPDVIRISPAPLYNTHADVLRFVREVERWATA, translated from the coding sequence ATGACCGACCTCTACACCGACGCGCACGCCGCCGCCCTCGACGCGGCCGATCCGCTGCTCGCCTTCCGCGACGAGTTCCTGATCCCGCGTCACCGCGGCGAGCCGATGGCGTATTTCGTCGGCAACTCGCTCGGGCTGCAGCCGCGGGGTGCACGCGCGCACGTCGAAACGGTGCTGCGCAAGTGGGAAGAGGACGCCGTCGAAGGCCATTTCACCGGCGACGCGCAGTGGATGAGCTATCACGAACTCGTGCGCGAATCGCTGGCGCGCCTGGTGGGCGCGAAGCCGCTGGAAGTGGTGGCGATGAACACGCTCACCGCCAACCTGCATTTCCTGATGGTGAGCTTCTACCGGCCGACGCGCGAACGCCCGGCCATCCTCATCGAAGCGGGCGCGTTCCCTTCGGATCGACACGCGACCGCGTCGCAGATCGCGTTCCACGGGTTCGATCCGGCGACGGACCTCATCGAGGTCGAACCCGATTCGGCCAGCGGCACCATCTCGATGGCGGCGATCGAGCGCGCGATCAGCGAGAACCGTCATCGACTCGCCCTCGTCCTATGGCCCGGCGTGCAGTACCGCACGGGTCAGGCGTTCGACCTGAAGGCGATCGCGAAACTCGCGCACGACGCCGGCGCGAACGTTGGCTTCGATCTCGCGCACGCGGTCGGCAATCTCGACCTCGCGCTGCACGACAGCAATGCCGACTTCGCCGCGTGGTGTCACTACAAGTACGTGAACTCCGGCCCGGGCGCGGTCGCCGGCGCGTTCGTGCACGAGCGGCATTCGCGTGAAGACCTGCCGCGCTTCGCCGGCTGGTGGGGTCACGACGCTGGGACCCGCTTCCGCATGGGTCCCGAGTTCATCCCGGCGCCGGGCGCGGACGGCTGGCAGCTCAGCAATCCGCCCATCCTGTCGATGGCGCCGCTGCGCGCCTCGCTCGAGCTGTACGACCGCGCCGGCCTGCCCGCGTTGCGCAGCAAATCGCGCTCGCTCACCGGCTATCTCGAGGCGCTGATCGACGCACGCCTTGCCAACACGCTCGACGTCCTCACCCCGCGTGATCCCGCGCAGCGCGGCTGCCAGCTGTCGCTGCGGGTCCATGGGGGTCGCGAACGCGGCCGCGCGCTGTTCGAGCATCTGCAGGCGCACGGCGTGCTGGGCGACTGGCGCGAGCCCGACGTCATCCGCATCTCGCCGGCGCCGCTCTACAACACGCACGCCGACGTGCTGCGGTTCGTGCGCGAGGTCGAGCGCTGGGCGACGGCCTGA
- a CDS encoding NAD(P)/FAD-dependent oxidoreductase yields the protein MSDTSRSITIIGAGLAGALLATLLAQRGWSVDVYEKRSDPRVRGYAGGRSINLALAERGRHALRLAGAEDAVMSHAVMMRGRMVHFADGRTDLQRYGRDDSEVIWSIHRGELNISLLDIAETAGARLHFDRGLVAADFDRHVATFADAGGGLLDVGFDSLVGADGAGSALRVAMAKREGLGERTENLGHGYKELEIPPADDGGFRIEPNALHIWPRGRYMCIALPNDERTFTVTLFLPSHGEPSFDTVRSGAEARQFFERDFTDASPLIPNLEADFDGHPTGTLATLYLDRWHLGGDAVLLGDAAHAMVPFHGQGMNCAFEDCVALAEHLDNAPDRATAFEAFQAERLPNARAIQQMALENYLEMRDRVDNEDFLLQRALERELAARHPDRFVPRYSMVTFMRMPYATALERGRVQRELLAEVTRGHASLDTIDRALADRLVAERLPPLGMPA from the coding sequence GTGAGCGATACCTCCCGCAGCATCACGATCATCGGCGCCGGCCTGGCCGGCGCGCTGCTCGCCACCCTGCTCGCGCAGCGCGGCTGGAGCGTCGACGTCTACGAGAAGCGCAGCGATCCGCGCGTGCGTGGCTATGCGGGCGGCCGCTCGATCAACCTCGCGCTGGCCGAACGTGGTCGTCATGCGTTGCGCCTCGCCGGTGCAGAAGATGCGGTGATGTCGCACGCGGTGATGATGCGCGGCCGCATGGTGCATTTCGCGGACGGGCGTACGGACCTGCAGCGCTACGGCCGCGACGACAGCGAAGTCATCTGGTCGATCCACCGCGGCGAGCTCAACATCAGCCTGCTCGACATCGCCGAAACCGCGGGTGCGCGGCTGCATTTCGACCGCGGCCTCGTGGCTGCGGATTTCGATCGACACGTGGCAACGTTCGCCGATGCCGGTGGTGGCTTGCTGGATGTCGGATTCGATTCGCTGGTCGGCGCGGATGGCGCGGGTTCGGCGCTGCGCGTCGCGATGGCGAAACGCGAAGGTCTCGGCGAGCGGACCGAGAACCTCGGCCACGGCTACAAGGAACTCGAGATCCCGCCGGCGGACGACGGTGGTTTCCGCATCGAGCCCAACGCGCTCCACATCTGGCCGCGCGGCCGCTACATGTGCATCGCGTTGCCCAACGACGAGCGCACGTTCACCGTCACGCTCTTTCTGCCAAGCCATGGCGAGCCGAGTTTCGACACCGTGCGCAGCGGTGCGGAAGCCCGCCAATTCTTCGAGCGCGATTTCACCGATGCGTCGCCGCTGATTCCCAATCTCGAAGCGGATTTCGACGGCCACCCGACCGGCACGCTCGCCACGCTCTATCTCGACCGCTGGCATCTCGGCGGCGATGCCGTACTCCTCGGCGATGCGGCGCACGCGATGGTGCCGTTCCACGGCCAGGGCATGAATTGCGCATTCGAAGACTGCGTCGCGCTCGCCGAACATCTCGACAACGCGCCCGACCGCGCCACCGCATTCGAAGCATTCCAGGCCGAGCGCCTTCCGAACGCTCGCGCGATCCAGCAAATGGCGCTCGAGAACTATCTCGAAATGCGCGATCGTGTCGACAACGAGGACTTCCTGTTGCAGCGCGCGCTCGAACGCGAGCTGGCCGCGCGTCATCCCGACCGTTTCGTGCCGCGCTATTCGATGGTCACGTTCATGCGCATGCCGTACGCGACGGCATTAGAACGCGGCCGCGTGCAGCGCGAGCTGCTGGCCGAGGTGACGCGCGGGCATGCCAGCCTCGACACGATCGACCGCGCCCTCGCCGATCGCCTCGTCGCCGAGCGCCTGCCGCCGCTCGGGATGCCGGCGTGA
- the sbcB gene encoding exodeoxyribonuclease I, whose protein sequence is MTASFLFYDLETFGACARRSRIAQFAGIRTDSKLEQIDDEISFFVKPADDLLPSPMAAVITGITPQHAFAHGVNEAEAFARIHEQMMRPGTCTAGYNSLRFDDEFVRHGLFRNFYDPYEREWRGGNCRWDLLDVMRLAHALRPDGINWVYREDGTPSFTLEGLSAANGVRIGDAHEALSDVRALIGLSQRLRAAQPRLWEYALKLRDKRFAGSLLDVAAMTPVLHISQRFPASRLCAAPVIPLAMHPRIGNRVIVYDLVQDPEPLLTLDPAAIAERLYVRQDALPPGVERVALKEVHLNRCPALIAWNHLRDADIERLRIDVDRVERHAERIRVSAGEIAEKVRRVFAATLDRGASDLDASLYDGFLPDADRLRFSDVRGTPPQHLGDTDFGLTDARLPELLFRYRARNWRDSLRDDERDRWNAFRRERLADLARSEYTFDTFFDEVRTLRAERGGDVRVAGLLDAVEAWGRELHAELA, encoded by the coding sequence GTGACGGCGAGCTTTCTCTTCTACGACCTCGAAACCTTCGGCGCCTGCGCTCGCCGCAGTCGCATCGCGCAGTTCGCGGGCATCCGCACCGACAGCAAGCTCGAGCAGATCGACGACGAGATCAGCTTCTTCGTGAAGCCTGCCGACGATCTCTTGCCATCACCGATGGCCGCCGTCATCACCGGCATCACGCCGCAGCATGCGTTCGCGCATGGCGTCAATGAAGCCGAGGCGTTCGCGCGCATACATGAACAGATGATGCGACCCGGCACCTGCACCGCGGGCTACAACTCGTTGCGGTTCGACGACGAGTTCGTCCGCCATGGGCTGTTCCGTAACTTCTACGACCCGTACGAGCGCGAGTGGCGCGGCGGCAACTGCCGGTGGGATCTGCTCGATGTCATGCGCCTCGCCCACGCGTTACGGCCCGATGGCATCAATTGGGTGTATCGCGAGGACGGCACGCCGAGCTTCACCCTCGAAGGCCTGTCGGCCGCGAACGGCGTGCGCATCGGCGACGCGCACGAGGCCCTGTCCGACGTGCGCGCACTGATCGGCCTGAGCCAGCGCCTTCGCGCCGCGCAGCCGCGCCTGTGGGAGTACGCGCTGAAGCTGCGCGACAAGCGCTTCGCCGGCAGCCTGCTCGACGTCGCCGCGATGACCCCGGTGCTGCACATCTCGCAGCGCTTTCCCGCCAGCCGCCTCTGCGCCGCACCGGTGATCCCGCTGGCAATGCATCCACGCATCGGCAATCGCGTGATCGTCTACGACCTGGTGCAGGATCCCGAACCACTGCTGACGCTCGATCCCGCGGCCATTGCCGAACGGCTCTACGTGCGACAGGACGCGCTGCCTCCGGGCGTCGAACGCGTCGCGCTGAAGGAAGTCCACCTCAATCGGTGCCCTGCGCTGATCGCGTGGAATCATCTGCGCGACGCCGACATCGAACGTCTGCGCATCGATGTCGACCGCGTCGAACGCCATGCCGAACGCATCCGAGTGAGTGCGGGCGAGATCGCCGAGAAGGTGCGGCGCGTGTTCGCCGCCACGCTGGATCGTGGCGCGTCCGATCTGGACGCATCGCTCTACGACGGGTTCCTGCCGGACGCAGACCGTCTGCGTTTCTCCGACGTGCGTGGCACGCCGCCGCAGCATCTGGGTGACACGGACTTCGGTTTGACCGATGCGCGTCTGCCGGAGTTGTTGTTCCGCTATCGCGCGCGCAACTGGCGCGACTCGCTGCGAGACGACGAACGCGATCGCTGGAACGCGTTCCGTCGCGAACGCCTCGCCGACCTCGCGCGGTCGGAGTACACGTTCGACACCTTCTTCGACGAGGTCCGCACGCTCCGCGCCGAGCGCGGGGGCGATGTGCGCGTGGCCGGGCTGCTCGACGCGGTCGAAGCCTGGGGCCGCGAACTCCACGCCGAACTCGCCTGA
- a CDS encoding ligand-binding sensor domain-containing diguanylate cyclase produces the protein MVALLAIVLTLAALPAFAAHSLADDFVEAWTTRDGLPHSTINGIGQTADGYLWLATWEGIARYDGHEFRLYRRDDIPGLGDDSVRALHIGPHGDLWAGSARGGIVRWHAGRWDTRPAVDGLITDLLEEPGGRLWVATLRGGLVRIDVDGKRLVIDRSRGLPSDTVNALARDAKGRIWAATSLGVARLDGDRAVKATQSGLPAGPVFSLFPLPDGGLLIGTEHGALVSGSGTVRLLHADLATRTATRIWRDPDGVVWVGTNNAGLARIEGDRIEWLDAPQGLPNNRVLALSRDTEGSLWVGTNGGLVRVRTAPIHTFTRQQGLADDFVRATLVTRDGQLWIGSGQGLDRLDPATGVITRVGLGTRLADVSVLALAEDANGDVLVGTFHDGLLRLHAGAVTDAVTMDDGLPSNEVRAVLAAHDGRIWIGTKQGVVVHDATSQRVYGAHDGLPAEFVQALHEDADGAVWVGTSAGVAVIRGGHARPLDLRATDAQYVYAFVPSADGDALWLATDRGLVRIAGDGTTPRRVARAEGLPFEKIFAAVPDAQGRLWLTGNEGIARLRMAELEDVATGRRQHIDAHLFGRADGMASAQANGGSMPAAALDDAGRLWVATAIGVARLDPDATVRQSLPLPPVAIERFEVDGRERDPHDATTLVPGDHRIVIRFVAPTLINAQRVHYRYMLDGLTSSWVDLGDGREAQFTNLDPGHYRLRVQAWVPGESAMSHGELDFAIASYWWQRPLVWGLIIVAAMLLLGLAYGARIGQLRHTELRLRALVDDRTHALQVQTRIAERLARTDALTLLSNRRALDQALEDEELEHLAQGHPVALMLVDVDGFKPINDLHGHAAGDVALQAVADVIRAQARQHDIAARWGGDEFALLLVDCTLEQALAGAERIRDAVEAIDCEPFAPGFNVTASVGVAWSRGRAHSASLRTLVPRADEALYRAKREGRNRVRAAVEPEAAG, from the coding sequence GTGGTCGCACTGTTGGCGATCGTCCTGACCCTCGCTGCCCTTCCCGCCTTCGCCGCTCACTCGTTGGCGGACGACTTCGTCGAAGCCTGGACCACGCGCGACGGCCTGCCCCACAGCACCATCAACGGCATCGGCCAGACCGCCGACGGCTACCTCTGGCTCGCGACATGGGAAGGCATCGCGCGCTACGACGGCCACGAATTCCGCCTGTACCGGCGCGACGACATCCCCGGCCTGGGCGACGACAGCGTGCGCGCCCTGCACATCGGCCCGCACGGCGACCTCTGGGCCGGCAGTGCGCGCGGCGGCATCGTGCGCTGGCACGCCGGCCGCTGGGACACGCGTCCCGCCGTCGACGGCCTGATCACCGACCTGCTGGAGGAACCGGGCGGCCGCCTGTGGGTGGCGACGCTGCGCGGTGGGCTGGTGCGCATCGACGTCGACGGCAAGCGCCTCGTGATCGACCGCAGCCGCGGCCTCCCCAGCGATACGGTCAACGCGCTCGCCCGCGACGCGAAGGGCCGCATCTGGGCGGCAACGAGTCTGGGCGTCGCGCGTCTCGACGGCGACCGTGCCGTGAAAGCGACCCAGTCCGGCCTGCCGGCCGGCCCGGTCTTCTCGTTGTTTCCGCTGCCGGACGGCGGCCTGCTGATCGGCACCGAGCACGGAGCGCTCGTGTCCGGGTCGGGAACCGTGCGCCTCCTGCACGCCGACCTCGCGACGCGCACGGCCACGCGCATCTGGCGCGATCCGGACGGCGTGGTCTGGGTCGGCACCAACAATGCCGGCCTCGCGCGCATCGAGGGCGACCGCATCGAATGGCTGGACGCGCCGCAGGGCCTGCCGAACAACCGCGTGCTCGCGCTCAGCCGCGACACCGAAGGCAGCCTGTGGGTCGGCACCAACGGCGGCCTGGTGCGCGTGCGCACCGCGCCCATCCACACCTTCACCCGCCAGCAGGGCCTGGCCGACGACTTCGTCCGCGCCACACTCGTCACCCGCGACGGCCAGCTCTGGATCGGCAGCGGCCAAGGCCTCGACCGTCTGGATCCCGCCACCGGCGTCATCACCCGAGTCGGCCTCGGCACGCGCTTGGCCGACGTCTCGGTGCTCGCCCTCGCCGAGGACGCGAACGGCGACGTGCTGGTCGGCACCTTCCACGACGGCCTGCTGCGCCTGCACGCCGGCGCGGTGACCGACGCCGTGACCATGGACGACGGTCTGCCCTCCAACGAGGTGCGCGCCGTGCTGGCGGCCCACGACGGCCGAATCTGGATCGGTACCAAACAGGGCGTCGTGGTGCACGACGCCACGTCGCAGCGGGTCTACGGCGCCCACGACGGCCTGCCCGCCGAGTTCGTGCAGGCGCTGCACGAGGACGCCGATGGCGCGGTGTGGGTCGGCACCAGCGCGGGCGTGGCGGTCATCCGCGGCGGCCACGCGCGCCCGCTCGACCTGCGTGCCACCGATGCGCAGTACGTCTACGCCTTCGTGCCATCCGCCGATGGCGATGCGCTGTGGCTGGCGACCGATCGCGGCCTCGTCCGCATTGCGGGCGACGGCACGACACCGCGACGTGTCGCACGTGCCGAAGGCCTGCCATTCGAGAAGATCTTCGCCGCCGTGCCGGACGCCCAGGGCCGCCTGTGGCTGACCGGCAACGAGGGCATCGCCCGCCTGCGCATGGCCGAGCTGGAGGACGTCGCCACGGGCCGCCGCCAGCACATCGACGCGCACCTGTTCGGCCGTGCCGACGGCATGGCGTCGGCGCAGGCGAACGGCGGCTCGATGCCCGCCGCCGCGCTCGACGACGCCGGAAGGCTGTGGGTGGCGACGGCGATCGGCGTCGCCCGTCTGGATCCCGACGCGACCGTGCGCCAGTCGCTGCCGTTGCCGCCGGTGGCCATCGAACGCTTCGAGGTAGACGGCCGCGAGCGCGATCCGCATGACGCCACCACACTGGTGCCCGGCGACCACCGCATCGTCATCCGCTTCGTCGCGCCGACGCTGATCAATGCGCAGCGCGTGCACTACCGCTACATGCTCGACGGGCTGACCTCATCGTGGGTCGACCTCGGCGACGGCCGCGAAGCGCAGTTCACCAACCTCGATCCCGGCCACTACCGCCTGCGCGTGCAGGCCTGGGTGCCCGGTGAGTCCGCGATGTCGCACGGCGAACTCGACTTCGCCATCGCCTCCTACTGGTGGCAGCGTCCCCTGGTGTGGGGCCTGATCATCGTGGCCGCGATGCTGCTGCTCGGGCTCGCCTACGGCGCGCGCATCGGCCAGTTGCGCCACACCGAACTCCGCTTGCGCGCACTCGTCGACGACCGCACGCACGCGCTGCAGGTGCAGACGCGCATCGCCGAACGCCTGGCGCGTACCGATGCGCTCACGCTGTTGTCGAACCGCCGCGCGCTCGACCAGGCGCTGGAGGACGAGGAGCTCGAACATCTCGCGCAGGGCCATCCCGTCGCGCTGATGCTGGTCGACGTCGACGGCTTCAAACCGATCAACGACCTGCACGGCCATGCCGCGGGCGATGTTGCACTGCAGGCGGTCGCCGACGTCATCCGCGCGCAGGCGCGCCAGCACGACATCGCCGCGCGCTGGGGCGGCGACGAATTCGCGCTGCTGCTGGTCGACTGCACGCTGGAGCAGGCGCTCGCCGGTGCAGAGCGCATCCGCGACGCGGTGGAAGCGATCGACTGCGAACCGTTCGCGCCGGGGTTCAATGTCACCGCGAGTGTGGGCGTCGCCTGGAGTCGCGGCCGCGCCCACAGCGCGAGCCTGCGCACCCTCGTGCCACGCGCCGACGAGGCGCTGTATCGCGCCAAGCGCGAGGGCCGCAACCGCGTGCGCGCGGCGGTGGAGCCCGAAGCCGCGGGCTGA
- a CDS encoding DUF2939 domain-containing protein, whose amino-acid sequence MKTLIALILAAVLAIVAYGAAGPFLTARSISDAVQRGDMRTLERDVDFPLVRASIRAQLEDYLARKMGDPSTDGRLKDLGRQVTATMTGGVVDALATPAGIGAILQGRSVIRRAMGYPAEHSGEPGAQFDPMRGASYHYESMSRFTATVQNADGVPIVFVFTRDGLKWRVTDVRLPVDQLISNLTG is encoded by the coding sequence ATGAAGACCCTCATCGCCCTCATCCTCGCCGCCGTCCTCGCCATCGTGGCCTACGGCGCGGCCGGCCCGTTCCTTACCGCCCGTTCGATCAGCGACGCCGTGCAGCGCGGCGACATGCGCACGCTGGAACGCGACGTCGACTTTCCGCTGGTGCGGGCAAGCATCCGCGCGCAGCTGGAGGACTACCTCGCCCGCAAGATGGGCGACCCGTCGACCGACGGCCGCCTCAAAGACCTCGGCCGCCAGGTCACCGCCACGATGACTGGCGGCGTGGTCGACGCGCTGGCGACGCCCGCCGGCATCGGCGCCATCCTGCAGGGCCGCAGCGTGATCCGTCGTGCGATGGGCTATCCGGCCGAGCATTCGGGCGAGCCGGGCGCACAGTTCGATCCGATGCGCGGCGCGAGCTATCACTACGAGTCGATGTCGCGTTTCACCGCCACCGTGCAGAACGCGGACGGCGTGCCGATCGTGTTCGTGTTCACCCGCGACGGTCTGAAGTGGCGCGTCACCGACGTGCGTCTGCCCGTCGACCAGCTGATCTCGAACCTGACCGGCTAG